A genome region from Dehalococcoidia bacterium includes the following:
- a CDS encoding MoxR family ATPase → MGEARELAGRIIANVQRVMVGKEKEVELAVIALMSGGHLLIEDVPGVGKTMLARSLARSTGCTFRRVQFTPDLLPTDVTGASVYNQKTGDFEFRPGPIMAQIVLADEINRASPRTQSALLEAMEERQVTVDGVSHPLPRPFMVLATQNPIEYEGTFPLPEAQLDRFLMRLHLGYPSVQDEVTIMDRQVERHPIETLEAVCGPQDILALQEAVKGVWVDPLVKLYIAQLVDATRKHEAVYLGASPRGSLALQRACQAKALVEGRDFVLPDDVKELAYPVLGHRIIVSPASRVRGVTSQQVVEECLGRLVVPGVRARRP, encoded by the coding sequence ATGGGTGAGGCTAGGGAGCTGGCGGGGCGCATCATCGCCAATGTCCAGCGGGTGATGGTGGGCAAGGAGAAGGAGGTGGAGCTAGCGGTCATTGCCCTCATGAGCGGCGGCCACCTCCTCATAGAAGATGTGCCAGGGGTGGGCAAGACTATGCTGGCCCGTAGCCTGGCCCGCTCCACGGGCTGCACCTTCCGCCGTGTCCAGTTCACCCCAGACCTTCTACCCACTGACGTCACCGGCGCATCGGTCTACAACCAGAAAACGGGGGACTTCGAGTTCCGTCCGGGGCCCATCATGGCCCAGATCGTCCTGGCCGACGAGATCAACCGGGCCAGCCCCCGCACGCAATCGGCCCTCTTAGAGGCCATGGAGGAACGGCAGGTGACGGTGGACGGGGTCAGCCATCCCCTCCCCCGCCCCTTCATGGTGCTAGCCACCCAGAACCCCATCGAGTACGAGGGCACCTTTCCTCTCCCAGAGGCCCAGCTAGACCGCTTCCTGATGCGTCTGCACCTGGGATATCCCAGCGTACAGGACGAGGTGACCATCATGGATCGGCAGGTGGAGAGGCACCCCATCGAGACCTTGGAGGCGGTATGCGGGCCACAGGACATCCTAGCCCTGCAGGAGGCGGTGAAGGGGGTGTGGGTGGACCCCCTGGTGAAGCTATACATCGCCCAACTGGTGGACGCCACCCGCAAGCATGAGGCCGTCTACCTGGGGGCCTCGCCACGGGGCTCCCTGGCCCTCCAGCGGGCCTGCCAGGCCAAGGCCCTGGTGGAGGGGAGGGACTTCGTCCTGCCCGACGACGTGAAGGAGCTGGCCTACCCGGTGCTGGGGCACCGCATCATCGTGTCACCGGCCAGTCGTGTGCGGGGAGTCACGTCCCAGCAGGTGGTGGAGGAATGTCTGGGGCGGTTGGTGGTGCCAGGGGTGCGCGCTCGTCGGCCCTAG
- the cysC gene encoding adenylyl-sulfate kinase yields the protein MQEQGFVVWLTGLSGAGKSTLAHALAQALEVIGWRVEVLDGDVVRQHFSKGLGFSREDRLENMKRVAYVAHLLARNGVAVIVALISPYREGRDYARQLIGRFVEVYVRCPLEVLIARDVKGLYAKALRGEIPQFTGISDPYEEPLSPEVVVDTHRETVQESLAKLWQALRERGYVGGPLPVLTEEVAS from the coding sequence ATGCAGGAACAGGGGTTCGTGGTGTGGCTAACAGGGCTTTCGGGGGCTGGGAAGAGCACCTTGGCCCACGCCCTGGCCCAGGCCCTTGAGGTCATAGGCTGGCGGGTGGAGGTGCTAGACGGCGACGTGGTGCGCCAGCACTTCAGCAAAGGCCTGGGCTTCAGCCGCGAGGACCGCTTGGAGAACATGAAGCGGGTGGCCTATGTGGCCCATCTGCTGGCCCGCAACGGGGTGGCCGTCATCGTCGCGCTCATCTCCCCCTACCGTGAGGGGAGGGATTACGCCCGCCAGCTGATAGGCCGCTTCGTGGAGGTGTACGTGCGCTGCCCCCTGGAGGTCCTCATCGCCCGCGATGTCAAAGGCCTCTATGCCAAGGCCCTGCGGGGGGAGATCCCTCAGTTCACCGGCATAAGCGACCCTTATGAGGAGCCCCTCTCTCCCGAGGTTGTGGTGGACACCCATAGGGAGACGGTCCAGGAGAGCCTGGCCAAGCTATGGCAAGCCCTGAGGGAGCGGGGATACGTCGGGGGGCCCCTGCCGGTCCTGACGGAGGAGGTGGCCTCATGA
- the sat gene encoding sulfate adenylyltransferase, whose protein sequence is MTSQGKPPPGSGPADDGAQVPTTVPPHGGRLVNRVLPPERAQEVRERAPSLPQVRLTPRQLSDLQMIAQGAFSPLEGFMGRRHYLSVLRHMRLADGTVWPLPVTLAVGEEAKGLREGREVALISPDGQLAGILELEERYSYDKEEEARRVFRTDDPQHPGVAALLSQGDVLLAGKVWALEVDRGPFPQYHRTPAETRAEFARRGWRTVVGFQTRNPIHRAHEYIQKCALEVVDGLLIHPLVGETKADDVPAAIRLRCYEALLEGYFPRERVVLSVFPAFMRYAGPREAVFHAICRKNYGCTHFIVGRDHAGVGRYYGPYDAQHIFREFRPEELGITPLFFENAFYCRRCGAMATAKTCPHPPEARVELSGTQVREMLQQGQPPPPEFTRPEVARILLEARGLAPGTLRP, encoded by the coding sequence ATGACATCCCAGGGCAAACCTCCTCCGGGGAGCGGCCCTGCTGACGATGGGGCCCAGGTGCCCACCACCGTGCCGCCCCATGGCGGGAGGTTGGTGAACCGCGTCCTGCCTCCCGAGCGGGCGCAGGAGGTGCGGGAGCGGGCCCCCTCTTTACCCCAGGTACGCCTTACCCCTAGGCAGCTCTCGGATCTCCAGATGATCGCCCAGGGGGCCTTCAGCCCTCTGGAGGGGTTCATGGGGCGCCGTCACTACCTAAGCGTTTTGCGCCACATGCGTCTGGCCGATGGCACCGTCTGGCCTTTGCCGGTGACCCTGGCCGTGGGGGAGGAGGCGAAGGGCCTGCGGGAGGGGAGGGAGGTAGCCCTCATCTCGCCCGATGGCCAGCTGGCGGGCATCCTGGAGCTGGAGGAGCGCTACTCATACGACAAGGAGGAGGAGGCGCGCCGCGTCTTCCGCACCGACGACCCCCAACACCCCGGGGTGGCTGCCCTCCTCAGCCAGGGGGACGTGCTCCTGGCGGGAAAGGTATGGGCCCTGGAGGTGGATCGCGGCCCTTTCCCCCAGTACCACCGCACCCCCGCTGAGACCCGTGCCGAGTTCGCTAGGCGGGGCTGGCGTACCGTGGTGGGGTTCCAGACCCGTAATCCCATCCATCGGGCCCATGAGTATATACAGAAGTGCGCCCTGGAGGTGGTGGACGGCCTCCTGATCCACCCCCTGGTGGGCGAGACCAAGGCCGACGATGTGCCAGCGGCTATACGCCTTCGCTGCTATGAGGCCCTCCTGGAGGGATACTTCCCCCGGGAGAGGGTGGTGTTATCGGTGTTTCCAGCTTTCATGCGGTATGCCGGGCCGCGGGAGGCTGTGTTCCATGCCATCTGTCGCAAGAACTATGGTTGTACCCACTTTATCGTCGGGCGCGACCACGCTGGGGTAGGCCGTTACTACGGCCCCTACGATGCCCAGCATATATTCAGGGAGTTCCGGCCCGAGGAGCTGGGCATCACCCCCCTCTTCTTTGAGAACGCCTTTTACTGCCGCCGCTGCGGGGCCATGGCCACCGCCAAGACCTGCCCTCACCCTCCCGAGGCGCGGGTGGAGCTCTCGGGGACGCAGGTGAGGGAGATGTTGCAGCAGGGCCAGCCCCCTCCCCCCGAGTTCACTCGCCCCGAGGTGGCTCGCATCCTCCTGGAGGCCAGGGGGTTGGCCCCTGGGACGCTTCGGCCTTAA
- a CDS encoding 16S rRNA (uracil(1498)-N(3))-methyltransferase, producing the protein MRRFFVEPGTVQGRQVSLGQELVHRLARVLRMRPGEQFVLFDGSGREWVMELKDVSRRSALATVVGHAEPPPEPQVSVVLYMCLIKEPRFELVLEKATELGVGAIVPVVAKRSVVRPWKEGGAKQERWWRLVVEATEQCGRARPPDLLAPIPFAQAVRQARGLRLLPWEREAQQGLREALRRWEGDRRQVSVLIGPEGGLEVEEVEMAQEAGFQVVSMGRRILRAETAALAALAVIMYETGELGP; encoded by the coding sequence ATGCGTAGGTTCTTCGTGGAACCAGGGACCGTCCAAGGGCGGCAGGTGAGTTTAGGCCAGGAGCTGGTCCACCGCCTGGCGAGGGTCTTGCGCATGCGCCCCGGGGAGCAGTTCGTCCTGTTCGATGGCTCGGGGCGGGAGTGGGTGATGGAGCTTAAGGATGTCTCCCGCCGCTCGGCCCTGGCGACGGTGGTGGGCCATGCCGAGCCCCCGCCCGAGCCCCAGGTCTCCGTTGTCCTCTACATGTGCCTTATAAAGGAGCCTCGGTTCGAGCTGGTCCTTGAGAAGGCCACCGAGCTGGGTGTGGGGGCCATTGTGCCAGTGGTGGCCAAGCGCTCGGTGGTCCGCCCCTGGAAGGAGGGGGGAGCCAAGCAGGAGCGGTGGTGGCGGCTGGTGGTGGAGGCCACCGAGCAGTGTGGGCGGGCCCGCCCTCCCGACCTCCTAGCACCCATCCCCTTCGCCCAGGCCGTGCGGCAGGCGCGAGGTTTGCGTTTGCTCCCTTGGGAACGGGAGGCTCAGCAGGGCCTGCGGGAGGCTTTGCGCCGATGGGAAGGGGATCGCCGCCAGGTGAGCGTCCTAATAGGGCCAGAGGGGGGCCTGGAGGTGGAGGAGGTGGAGATGGCCCAGGAGGCTGGTTTCCAGGTGGTGTCCATGGGCCGCCGCATACTGAGGGCGGAGACGGCGGCCCTGGCGGCGCTAGCTGTCATCATGTACGAGACGGGCGAGTTGGGGCCTTAG
- a CDS encoding GuaB3 family IMP dehydrogenase-related protein, producing the protein MSIPFSKPLRPAYGFDDVAIVPGEVTVNPELTDVSFQLGPYTFPIPILAAALDAVVDPRFAVAFGRLGGLAVLNLEGLYTRYQDPYAAIAEIISASQEEAAAVLQRLYAAPIREDLIVERIRQIKAEGVVCAVAATPANTKRLAPIAVEAGADIFVVQSTVTTARHISRSPRGLVLNELVEELKVPVMVGNTVTYGAAKELMETGVAAVLVGVGPGASCTSREVLGIGVPQITATIECAAARDQHFKETGRYVPIITDGGMRSGGDVCKALAAGADAVMLGTVFARTQEAPGQGYSWGMSTGHASLPRGTRVRTGVDTTLERLLFGPTSRTDGTENLVGAIRTAMGMCGARTIGEFHQAELVVAPAIKTEGKAWQMELARPRPSPATNA; encoded by the coding sequence ATGAGCATACCTTTCTCCAAGCCCCTGCGGCCGGCCTACGGATTCGATGACGTGGCCATCGTGCCGGGGGAGGTGACCGTCAACCCGGAGCTGACGGACGTGAGCTTCCAACTGGGGCCTTACACCTTTCCCATCCCCATCCTGGCCGCCGCCCTGGATGCCGTGGTGGACCCCCGGTTCGCCGTGGCCTTTGGCCGCCTTGGGGGGCTAGCTGTCCTCAACCTGGAGGGCCTCTATACCCGCTACCAAGACCCCTACGCCGCCATCGCCGAGATCATCTCTGCCTCCCAAGAGGAGGCAGCAGCTGTCCTTCAGAGGCTGTATGCCGCTCCCATTCGCGAGGACCTTATAGTGGAACGGATACGCCAGATCAAGGCGGAGGGGGTGGTTTGCGCTGTAGCCGCCACCCCAGCTAACACCAAGCGCTTGGCCCCCATCGCAGTGGAGGCAGGCGCCGACATCTTCGTCGTCCAGTCCACAGTGACCACCGCCAGGCACATCTCCCGCTCCCCCAGGGGGCTTGTCCTCAACGAGCTGGTGGAAGAGCTGAAGGTTCCGGTGATGGTGGGGAACACCGTCACCTATGGCGCCGCTAAGGAGCTTATGGAGACGGGGGTGGCCGCCGTGCTAGTGGGGGTGGGGCCTGGGGCCAGCTGCACCTCCCGGGAGGTCCTGGGCATCGGCGTGCCTCAGATCACGGCCACCATCGAGTGTGCCGCCGCCCGCGACCAGCACTTCAAGGAAACGGGCCGCTACGTGCCCATCATCACCGATGGCGGGATGCGCAGCGGTGGCGACGTCTGCAAGGCTCTAGCAGCGGGGGCCGATGCTGTCATGCTGGGAACCGTCTTCGCCCGCACCCAGGAAGCCCCGGGCCAAGGCTACTCCTGGGGCATGTCCACCGGCCACGCCTCCCTTCCCCGTGGCACCAGGGTGCGCACGGGGGTGGACACCACCCTGGAGCGCCTCCTCTTTGGCCCCACATCCCGCACCGATGGCACCGAGAACCTGGTGGGCGCCATCCGCACCGCCATGGGCATGTGTGGGGCCCGCACCATCGGCGAGTTCCACCAGGCCGAGCTGGTGGTGGCCCCAGCCATCAAGACGGAGGGGAAGGCCTGGCAGATGGAACTAGCCCGGCCTCGCCCCTCGCCGGCCACCAACGCCTGA
- a CDS encoding M23 family metallopeptidase has product MACGERAPLSLQAMVPTPTPPMVLPSPTWTPTITTMGPVRQGAAFLLALHPAPPEPLTVSLASATYPMSLEGGAAIAYVPVPPDLPAGSYEVVVEAGGQSLARTTVDVAPHPFLQEEIWLAPQEASLLLDAQAIREEAEALGRAYALSLPVRAWWGPWALPLDGEVSDPFGTLRSFNGGPYSRHTGVDIAAPAGTPVVAPSAGRVVLARHLHLRGLSVVIDHGAGVFTGYHHLGAILVQEGQWVSRGQQIGQVGDTGLASGPHLHWELVVHGQRVDPLAWVEGAPGP; this is encoded by the coding sequence ATGGCTTGTGGGGAGAGGGCTCCCCTGAGCCTTCAGGCCATGGTCCCCACTCCCACCCCTCCCATGGTCCTCCCCTCCCCCACTTGGACCCCCACCATCACGACCATGGGGCCGGTACGACAGGGAGCCGCCTTCCTATTGGCCCTACACCCTGCACCCCCTGAGCCCCTCACCGTCTCATTGGCCTCGGCTACATACCCCATGTCGTTGGAGGGAGGGGCGGCCATCGCCTACGTCCCCGTGCCCCCCGACCTGCCCGCGGGCTCCTATGAGGTGGTGGTGGAGGCAGGGGGCCAGAGTCTGGCCAGGACGACGGTGGACGTGGCCCCCCACCCGTTTCTTCAAGAGGAAATATGGCTGGCGCCCCAGGAGGCCTCCCTGCTGTTGGACGCCCAGGCCATCAGGGAGGAGGCAGAGGCCCTGGGCCGCGCCTATGCCCTCTCCCTCCCCGTGCGGGCCTGGTGGGGGCCCTGGGCCCTCCCTCTAGATGGGGAAGTGAGCGACCCCTTCGGCACCTTGCGCTCCTTCAATGGCGGCCCCTATTCCCGCCACACAGGTGTCGACATCGCCGCCCCCGCCGGAACGCCGGTGGTGGCCCCGTCCGCCGGGCGGGTGGTGCTGGCCCGCCACCTGCACTTGCGGGGGTTATCGGTGGTCATCGACCACGGGGCGGGGGTGTTCACCGGCTACCACCACCTGGGGGCCATCCTCGTCCAAGAAGGCCAATGGGTGAGCAGAGGACAGCAGATCGGCCAGGTAGGCGATACAGGCCTGGCCAGCGGCCCCCACCTCCATTGGGAGCTGGTGGTCCACGGGCAGCGCGTCGACCCTCTGGCCTGGGTGGAAGGGGCGCCGGGCCCCTAA
- a CDS encoding 50S ribosomal protein L11 methyltransferase: protein MWTEISVEVDARDAELVAEVLAQRCPRVAVEYRGPFPLLEPWTAELAPAQKGQRALVRLYLHEDEAQARHSLRLALRFVPLSGPVRWRPLRRLREDRWQRVWQRHFRAKRIGRVVVRPSWQTVQARAGEVVVEIDPGAAFGTGQHPTTAMCLQALGRLVEPGMRVLDVGTGTGILAIAAVKLGAAWALALDIDPQAVRVAMDNAHRNGVAGMVEVRHGTLTGEVLAHGPFHLVVANIDGLTVRRLAPMLAEALAPHGKLVVSGFLREGQGEVEGALAQEGLHTLERMSEGVWAALVMGKDA from the coding sequence ATGTGGACGGAGATCTCCGTCGAGGTGGACGCTCGCGATGCCGAGCTAGTGGCTGAGGTTTTGGCCCAGCGCTGCCCGCGGGTGGCCGTGGAGTACCGGGGCCCCTTCCCCCTGTTGGAGCCCTGGACGGCGGAGCTGGCCCCGGCGCAAAAGGGCCAGCGGGCCTTGGTGCGTCTCTACCTCCACGAGGACGAGGCCCAGGCACGCCACTCCCTGCGGTTAGCCCTCCGATTCGTCCCCCTGAGCGGGCCGGTCCGCTGGCGTCCCTTGCGGCGCCTGAGGGAGGACAGGTGGCAGCGGGTGTGGCAGCGTCATTTCCGGGCCAAGCGCATCGGCAGGGTGGTGGTGCGGCCATCGTGGCAAACTGTGCAAGCCCGGGCGGGGGAGGTGGTGGTGGAGATCGACCCCGGCGCCGCCTTCGGCACCGGCCAACACCCCACCACCGCTATGTGCCTGCAGGCCCTCGGGCGGCTGGTGGAGCCAGGGATGCGGGTTTTGGACGTGGGGACGGGGACGGGTATCCTGGCCATCGCTGCCGTTAAGCTGGGGGCGGCCTGGGCCCTGGCCCTGGACATCGACCCGCAGGCGGTTCGTGTGGCCATGGATAACGCCCACCGCAACGGGGTGGCGGGCATGGTGGAAGTCAGGCATGGTACCCTCACCGGCGAGGTGCTGGCCCATGGCCCCTTCCATCTGGTGGTGGCCAACATCGATGGCCTGACGGTGCGCCGCCTTGCCCCCATGTTGGCGGAGGCCCTGGCCCCCCACGGCAAGCTAGTGGTTAGCGGCTTTTTGCGGGAAGGGCAAGGGGAGGTGGAGGGGGCCCTGGCCCAGGAGGGCCTTCATACTCTGGAGAGGATGTCTGAGGGAGTATGGGCAGCATTGGTCATGGGCAAAGATGCGTAG
- a CDS encoding MoaD/ThiS family protein: MVRSVGLEEPSWELVLRRNSIERLKEEKFPLDIIHELPELIARGYEAVPEEDMVRLYWWGIAHDKPKVGTFMVRIKVAGGLLAPWQLRAIGAISMRYGRNYGELTTRQGIQLHWVRMEKLPEVLAAIQEAGLTTVGAEGDTVRNITTCPVAGISREELFDVRPTIAAVARFFWGNRDYSNLPRKQKFTISACPYQCNAPEIHDVALVGVMKEGRPGFAVRVGGGLSATPRISRDLGVFVPVEEAVDVLRAVTDVWQHNNRYRLSRAKARIKFLMDDYGPEAVRAMVEERLGRPLEDGAAPPPIGEGDHMGIHPQRQEGLYYVGFPVPNGRMTGSQMQQLADVVETVGGDIRLTREQNFIVGNVPEDRLGWLLEQVARLGFPHDRHRLYANSTACTSHEFCNYSVAETKGKLEEIVHALEERFGRRIEGLKIYMDGCPHACAHHWVGEIGLQGTTAPGPGLSKIEAYDITLRGGLGPKAAIGRPILRRIPHHQVTQVLERLVEAWLREREARGQPYSFRDFCDHHTDEELQAIALGQPLKEEKRMAIVRIPGPLLDATGGLDTVEVPPGTVREAIEAAGRLFPQLKARVLTSQGEVDPSVNLYVNEEDIRALQGLDTPLQVGDELVILLAMSGG; this comes from the coding sequence GTGGTCAGGTCGGTGGGGTTAGAGGAGCCGTCGTGGGAGCTGGTGCTGAGGCGCAACAGCATCGAGAGGCTGAAGGAGGAGAAGTTTCCGCTGGACATCATCCACGAGCTGCCGGAGCTCATCGCCCGGGGGTACGAGGCGGTGCCGGAGGAGGACATGGTCCGCCTCTACTGGTGGGGCATTGCTCACGACAAGCCCAAGGTGGGGACGTTCATGGTGCGCATCAAGGTGGCTGGGGGGCTATTGGCCCCTTGGCAGCTGCGGGCCATCGGCGCCATATCCATGCGCTATGGCCGCAACTATGGCGAGCTGACCACCCGCCAGGGGATCCAGCTCCACTGGGTACGCATGGAGAAGTTGCCGGAGGTCCTTGCGGCCATCCAAGAGGCTGGCCTCACCACTGTGGGGGCGGAGGGGGACACGGTGCGCAACATCACCACCTGCCCTGTGGCCGGCATCAGCCGGGAGGAGCTGTTCGATGTTCGGCCAACCATCGCTGCGGTGGCCCGCTTCTTCTGGGGCAACCGCGATTACTCCAACCTCCCTCGCAAGCAGAAGTTCACCATCAGCGCCTGCCCCTACCAGTGCAACGCCCCTGAGATCCACGATGTGGCCCTGGTGGGGGTCATGAAGGAGGGGCGTCCGGGCTTCGCCGTGCGGGTGGGAGGAGGCCTCTCCGCCACCCCCCGCATCTCCCGCGACCTGGGCGTCTTCGTGCCGGTGGAGGAGGCGGTGGATGTGCTGAGGGCGGTGACGGACGTCTGGCAGCACAACAACCGGTACCGCCTCAGCCGGGCCAAGGCGCGCATCAAGTTCCTGATGGACGACTACGGCCCGGAGGCTGTGCGGGCCATGGTGGAGGAGCGGCTGGGCCGCCCCCTGGAGGATGGGGCCGCCCCCCCTCCCATAGGGGAGGGCGACCACATGGGCATCCATCCCCAGCGTCAGGAGGGCCTCTATTACGTAGGGTTCCCTGTCCCCAATGGCCGTATGACGGGCAGCCAGATGCAGCAGCTGGCGGACGTGGTGGAAACGGTGGGGGGAGACATCCGCCTCACCCGCGAGCAGAACTTCATCGTCGGCAACGTGCCTGAGGACCGCTTGGGATGGCTATTGGAGCAGGTAGCCCGACTGGGCTTCCCCCATGACCGGCACCGCTTGTACGCCAACTCCACCGCCTGCACCAGCCATGAGTTCTGCAACTACTCGGTGGCGGAGACCAAGGGGAAGCTGGAGGAGATAGTGCATGCCCTGGAGGAGAGGTTCGGCAGGCGCATCGAAGGGCTCAAGATCTACATGGACGGGTGCCCCCACGCCTGCGCCCACCATTGGGTGGGGGAGATAGGTCTGCAGGGGACCACCGCCCCCGGCCCGGGCCTTAGCAAGATCGAGGCCTACGACATCACCCTGCGTGGGGGTCTGGGGCCCAAGGCGGCCATCGGCAGGCCCATCCTCCGCCGCATCCCTCACCATCAGGTCACACAGGTGTTGGAGAGGCTGGTGGAGGCATGGCTCAGGGAGCGGGAGGCGCGTGGCCAGCCCTACTCCTTCCGCGACTTCTGCGACCATCACACCGATGAGGAGCTCCAGGCCATCGCCTTGGGCCAGCCTCTCAAGGAGGAGAAGCGGATGGCCATCGTCCGCATCCCTGGCCCCTTGTTGGACGCCACGGGGGGCTTGGACACGGTGGAGGTGCCGCCAGGGACGGTGCGGGAGGCCATCGAGGCTGCGGGCCGCCTCTTCCCTCAGCTCAAGGCGCGCGTCCTAACCTCGCAAGGGGAGGTGGACCCATCGGTGAACCTCTATGTCAACGAGGAAGACATCCGCGCCCTTCAGGGGCTGGACACCCCCCTCCAAGTGGGGGACGAGCTGGTCATCCTCTTGGCTATGTCCGGTGGCTAA
- a CDS encoding phosphoadenylyl-sulfate reductase produces MAQRVLFDDLEIGEIAMELDDKEPQEVIAWAIETFGDGVAVVTALQAEGTVVLDMAYRLKPDIWVITVDTGRLPQATYEFLDRVRERYHQARWRVLFPDRREVEAMVRRHGVNLFYKAVPLRLLCCQIRKVRPLVEALGELDAWFTGLRREQWASRAAIRKVELDHDHGGIVKVNPLADWTKEEVWEYIRQHNLPYHPLYDRGYTSIGCEPCTRPIQPGEDDRAGRWWWEVGAPKECGIHCPIETGGFEHEAEAILKEAHGL; encoded by the coding sequence ATGGCCCAGCGTGTGCTCTTCGACGACCTGGAGATCGGCGAGATCGCCATGGAGCTGGACGACAAGGAGCCCCAGGAGGTCATCGCTTGGGCCATCGAGACCTTTGGCGATGGGGTGGCGGTGGTCACCGCCCTCCAGGCCGAGGGAACGGTGGTGCTGGACATGGCCTATCGCCTCAAGCCTGACATCTGGGTCATCACTGTGGACACGGGCAGGCTCCCCCAGGCCACCTATGAGTTCCTGGACCGGGTGCGGGAGCGGTATCACCAGGCCCGCTGGCGCGTCCTCTTCCCCGACCGGCGGGAGGTGGAGGCCATGGTGCGCCGTCATGGGGTGAACCTGTTCTACAAAGCGGTGCCCTTGCGGCTCCTGTGCTGCCAGATCCGGAAGGTCCGGCCCCTGGTGGAGGCCCTCGGGGAGCTGGACGCCTGGTTCACAGGCCTGCGGCGCGAGCAATGGGCCTCCCGGGCCGCCATCCGCAAGGTGGAGCTGGATCACGACCATGGGGGCATCGTCAAGGTCAACCCTTTGGCCGACTGGACCAAGGAGGAGGTTTGGGAGTACATCCGCCAGCACAACCTCCCCTACCACCCACTCTACGACCGGGGGTATACCAGCATCGGCTGCGAGCCCTGCACCCGCCCCATTCAGCCAGGGGAGGACGACCGGGCCGGCCGTTGGTGGTGGGAGGTGGGGGCCCCCAAAGAGTGCGGCATCCACTGTCCCATCGAGACGGGGGGCTTCGAGCATGAGGCGGAGGCCATCCTCAAGGAGGCCCACGGCCTATGA
- the dnaJ gene encoding molecular chaperone DnaJ, translated as MAQKRRDYYEVLGVPRDASMEEIKRAFRRLAMKYHPDRNKSPDAEAKFKEINEAYQVLSDPQKRAAYDRYGPAGMEAMERGRPFDGAPFGGWGDIFEAFFGTATRRQPQRGADRRVSLELELAEAAFGCEKEVEVVRVEECPRCGGAGTEPGTRPVACPSCQGLGEVRRVHRSFFGQFINVATCPQCRGQGTVVTHPCRECQGTGRQKRARRLWVKVPPGVDDGTQLRLTGEGDVGQDGGPPGNLYVVVHVRPHAQFRREGYDLLYSLELNMAQAALGCRVRIPTLEGGEEVLHVPPGTQPGEEFVIKGKGVPHLQGGGRGDLRVQVRVTVPKELSAEQRRLLEALAESLGTPVHEGGRGILGRILDALG; from the coding sequence ATGGCCCAAAAGAGGCGCGACTATTACGAGGTGTTGGGCGTCCCCAGGGACGCCAGCATGGAGGAGATCAAGCGCGCCTTTCGCCGGTTGGCCATGAAGTACCACCCCGACCGCAACAAGTCCCCCGATGCTGAGGCCAAATTCAAGGAGATCAATGAGGCTTACCAGGTCCTTTCCGACCCCCAGAAGAGGGCAGCCTACGACCGCTACGGCCCGGCTGGCATGGAGGCCATGGAGAGGGGGCGCCCCTTCGATGGCGCCCCCTTTGGGGGCTGGGGAGACATCTTCGAGGCCTTCTTCGGCACCGCCACCCGCCGCCAGCCCCAGCGGGGGGCGGACCGCCGCGTATCCCTGGAGTTGGAGCTAGCGGAGGCCGCCTTCGGCTGTGAGAAGGAGGTGGAGGTGGTGCGGGTGGAGGAGTGCCCGCGCTGCGGCGGCGCCGGTACCGAGCCCGGCACCCGGCCTGTGGCCTGCCCGTCGTGTCAAGGGTTGGGGGAGGTGCGGCGGGTGCATCGCAGCTTTTTCGGCCAGTTCATCAACGTGGCCACCTGCCCCCAATGTCGGGGCCAGGGCACGGTGGTGACCCACCCCTGCCGAGAGTGTCAAGGGACGGGACGCCAAAAGCGGGCCCGGCGTCTGTGGGTGAAGGTGCCCCCGGGGGTGGACGATGGCACCCAGTTGCGGCTGACAGGCGAGGGTGACGTGGGCCAGGACGGGGGGCCCCCAGGTAACCTATACGTGGTGGTGCATGTGCGCCCTCATGCCCAGTTCCGGCGGGAGGGCTACGACCTCCTCTACTCTCTGGAGCTGAACATGGCCCAGGCCGCTTTGGGGTGTCGTGTCCGAATCCCCACCCTGGAGGGAGGAGAAGAGGTTCTGCACGTGCCCCCGGGGACGCAACCAGGTGAGGAGTTCGTCATAAAGGGCAAGGGAGTCCCTCACCTCCAGGGTGGTGGCAGAGGCGATCTGCGTGTGCAGGTGAGGGTGACGGTGCCCAAGGAGCTGAGCGCCGAGCAGAGGCGGCTCCTGGAGGCCCTGGCCGAGTCCCTGGGCACGCCAGTCCATGAGGGTGGGAGGGGCATCCTGGGCCGCATCCTGGATGCCCTGGGCTGA